The Athalia rosae chromosome 7, iyAthRosa1.1, whole genome shotgun sequence genome window below encodes:
- the LOC105688101 gene encoding probable serine/threonine-protein kinase HSL1 isoform X2: protein MLTDDVADLSTSSSETNFDPMTTMEAEENVLNQSGVFNLVSEGSGDSNLNPIIQINDGVISAINASDANISMDETIPESTNAASSLATADMQLNQILILEEESPGIAIQRIDAGENFLSESKKLAKTSEGLYRVSKFKNIQSKTGCLTKNGDVIGQNSWADFSKPSTSNCSRDPKFSVPKAGTLVAPNSVKRAGPYLLGPQIGTSPVKSIVQCLARKEGSDKFYTIKILTLKDDEEDETQDDRQGKMLLHAEYSLLSLLHSQDGVVHHHGFFKDYALEEKCAATGTVYTGKIKRRLCLVLDCLTAHDFNPKNDELLNLQHHVIREKKLSEKETLLIFSDTVRIVACLHKRNIVHRDLKLGNLVLNRRTRKVTITNFCLGKHLGSENDLLKDQRGSPAYISPDVLCGKPYLGKPSDMWALGVVLFTMLYGQFPFYDRSPTQLFNKIKAANYHIPNDGRVSEGMVSLIRNLLVLEPSRRLTAMEVLDSLSVIITSFKVPNVSGEEMQVVPDIDDMKDKSCDQLVDKTSEQDKRLQEDKLGDFSKQVTLQEQMGRIIKQQQSPLVPQRRPYGQIPLHRVNSDARELTPAELSRFKHLIPRDNQRSRGQSPNRREGALLRLRGSSRSRSVVANQIISRREQNSVASDIAQQGRHGSLGGNSLNSVSPQSSSSSSSSTRSSSALGNMRTPTSPESSENTIFGVQNQPNSGTSRSLVGSNNLPNIISSNSESSGSASRVRSSRSIGSIRNEIGELPPRTSSAPLTTYPQAMNNPSPRERQANSTLLQPSNSLSYSQNGRFSTSEGQDGSLYSVDSQNRQSNSIVNPRSASMRAATSSVGAIQSQDVRNRRVNSVPSDLQVPLSLSSRSQQEDVSRRSSLRLNRTTSGAFNRSVPDARPENRQDRFLEALGHELASFRVRMHQNRINNIERELSIQNRLANLMSNVNGDTNDQRILDFPLRRPSLGQTRHSPYTLRSGALISDRDLYNGSRNSRRGNPDQEIPGGLMDPSLNVPTLQPSWQDTNSGSSSNAATNPRTVSGSNLRANASDPVTSMNTGSLNSSNPALETSRAISALARDSVIVNRPSESSQDSILIHRGIRFQLSPRSQRNLSAFLRNRLDSRGRGSRR, encoded by the exons ATGCTAACAGATGACGTCGCAGACTTATCAACTTCCTCATCGGAAACTAATTTTGATCCTATGACGACTATGGAGGCTGAAGAGAATGTTCTCAACCAGAGTGGCGTGTTCAATCTGGTATCTGAAGGCTCTGGAGATTCGAATTTGAATCCAATCATTCAAATAAATGATGGGGTGATCAGTGCCATCAATGCCAGCGACGCTAACATTTCAATGGATGAAACTATACCAGAAAGTACAAATGCAGCTAGTAGTTTAGCTACTGCAGATATGCAGTTGAATCAGATCTTGATATTAGAAGAAGAGTCACCTGGAATAGCGATTCAACGAATCGATgctggagaaaattttctgtcggAGAGCAAAAAATTAGCTAAGACGTCTGAAGGGCTTTACAGGgtatcaaaattcaaaaatattcaatcaaaAACTGGGTGTTTGACTAAAAATGGGGATGTCATTGGTCAGAATTCATGGGCTGACTTTTCCAAACCTTCTACATCCAACTGCAGTAGGGATCCTAAGTTTTCAGTACCCAAAGCTGGCACTCTGGTTGCACCGAATTCTGTTAAAAGAGCAGGTCCCTATCTGCTCGGCCCTCAAATAGGAACTTCACCAGTTAAAAGCATTGTACAGTGCCTGGCTCGTAAAGAAGGCTCAGATAAATTCTATACAATCAAAATATTAACATTGAAAGATGACGAAGAGGATGAAACACAAGATGATAGACAAGGCAAGATGTTACTACATGCAGAGTATTCATTACTAAGTCTACTTCACAGCCAAGACGGTGTCGTACATCACCACGGATTTTTTAAA GATTATGCACTGGAGGAAAAATGTGCAGCCACCGGTACAGTTTACACGGgcaaaataaaacgaaggctTTGTCTGGTTCTGGATTGTCTAACAGCGCATGATTTTAACCCAAAAAACGATGAATTACTGAATTTGCAGCACCACGtaatacgggagaaaaaattatcggagaaaGAAACATTGCTCATATTTTCTGACACAGTTAGGATCGTTGCTTGTCTTCATAAGAGAAACATTGTGCACAGAGACTTGAAACTTGGGAACCTAGTTCTAAATCGAAGAACACGAAAA GTTACCATAACGAATTTTTGCCTGGGAAAACACTTGGGTAGTGAAAACGATTTATTGAAAGACCAACGTGGTTCCCCAGCTTACATATCACCTGACGTTCTTTGTGGTAAGCCTTACTTAGGAAAACCTTCAGACATGTGGGCTCTGGGTGTTGTATTATTTACAATGCTATATGGCCAATTCCCATTCTACGACAGAAGTCCTACACAGCTTTTCAATAAGATAAAAGCTGCCAATTATCATATACCAAA TGATGGTAGAGTATCAGAAGGGATGGTTTCCTTGATAAGAAATTTACTGGTGCTTGAACCAAGCAGACGTTTGACTGCTATGGAAGTATTGGATTCGCTTTCAGTTATAATAACATCATTCAAAGTACCAAATGTGAGCGGAGAAGAGATGCAAGTAGTGCCTGACATTGATGATATGAAAGACAAGAGCTGTGACCAGTTGGTTGATAAAACTAGTGAACAGGATAAAAGGTTACAAGAAGATAAGCTAGGCGATTTTTCTAAGCAAGTTACGCTACAG GAACAAATGGGAAGAATAATCAAACAACAACAAAGCCCTCTAGTCCCTCAGCGTAGACCCTATGGACAAATTCCACTTCACAGAGTCAATTCAGATGCGCGGGAATTGACTCCAGCTGAACTTTCTCGTTTCAAACATTTAATCCCTAGAGATAACCAGAGATCTCGCGGTCAGAGTCCCAATAGACGAGAAGGCGCTCTTTTGAGATTGAGAGGGAGTTCTAGAAGCAGATCTGTCGTAGCAAATCAG ATTATATCTCGCCGAGAACAGAACTCTGTAGCAAGCGACATAGCGCAACAAGGCAGGCATGGTTCACTTGGTGgcaattcattgaattcagTGTCACCGCAAAGTTCATCAAGTTCTTCTAGTTCTACTCGATCTTCTAGTGCTTTGGGAAATATGAGAACACCGACCTCTCCAGAATCCTCAGAGAATACAATCTTTGGCGTTCAAAACCAGCCTAATTCTGGCACGAGCAGGTCTTTGGTTGGTTCAAATAATCTACCAAACATAATATCGTCAAACTCAGAGTCTTCCGGAAGTGCGAGCAGAGTTCGTAGCTCAAGAAGCATAGGAAGTATTAGAAACGAAATTGGTGAGCTTCCTCCTAGAACTTCCAGTGCTCCTCTGACTACATACCCTCAAGCAATGAACAATCCGAGTCCCAGAGAAAGACAGGCCAACTCTACATTGTTGCAGCCAAGCAATTCATTGTCTTATAGTCAAAACGGACGATTTTCTACATCAGAGGGTCAAGATGGAAGTCTGTATTCTGTAGATAGCCAGAACAGGCAATCTAACTCAATTGTTAACCCACGGAGTGCTTCAATGAGAGCTGCTACTTCTTCAGTTGGGGCAATTCAGAGTCAAGATGTCCGTAATAGACGCGTGAACTCAGTTCCCTCTGATTTGCAGGTTCCTTTATCATTGTCATCTAGGTCACAGCAAGAAGATGTCAGTCGTCGTTCTTCTCTTCGGTTGAACAGAACGACGTCTGGAGCTTTCAATAGATCAGTACCAGATGCAAGGCCAGAAAACCGGCAGGATAGATTTTTGGAGGCACTTGGCCATGAACTGGCATCATTTCGCGTCAGGATGCACCAAAATCGCATAAATAATATAGAACGAGAATTGAGCATACAAAATAGACTCGCCAATCTCATGTCAAACGTTAATGGAGATACCAACGATCAAAGGATTCTAGATTTTCCATTACGGAGACCATCCCTTGGTCAAACTAGGCATTCCCCCTATACGTTAAGATCCGGGGCTTTGATATCAGACAGAGATTTATATAATGGAAGTAGAAATTCAAGACGTGGAAATCCTGACCAAGAAATTCCAGGTGGTCTAATGGATCCTAGTTTGAATGTGCCTACTTTACAACCCAGCTGGCAAGACACAAATTCTGGCAGTTCGAGCAACGCGGCAACAAACCCTAGAACCGTGTCAGGTTCAAATTTACGGGCTAATGCCTCTGATCCCGTAACTTCTATGAATACAGGATCTTTAAATTCCTCTAATCCGGCCTTAGAGACTTCACGAGCAATTTCTGCTTTGGCTAGAGACTCCGTAATAGTCAATAGACCCTCAGAGAGCAGCCAGGATTCAATTCTCATCCACAGAGGTATAAGATTTCAACTCTCGCCGAGATCCCAGAGAAATTTGAGCGCTTTTTTGAGAAACAGATTGGATAGCAGGGGTCGTGGATCAAGGAGATAG
- the LOC105688101 gene encoding probable serine/threonine-protein kinase HSL1 isoform X1, with product MKSWDMLTDDVADLSTSSSETNFDPMTTMEAEENVLNQSGVFNLVSEGSGDSNLNPIIQINDGVISAINASDANISMDETIPESTNAASSLATADMQLNQILILEEESPGIAIQRIDAGENFLSESKKLAKTSEGLYRVSKFKNIQSKTGCLTKNGDVIGQNSWADFSKPSTSNCSRDPKFSVPKAGTLVAPNSVKRAGPYLLGPQIGTSPVKSIVQCLARKEGSDKFYTIKILTLKDDEEDETQDDRQGKMLLHAEYSLLSLLHSQDGVVHHHGFFKDYALEEKCAATGTVYTGKIKRRLCLVLDCLTAHDFNPKNDELLNLQHHVIREKKLSEKETLLIFSDTVRIVACLHKRNIVHRDLKLGNLVLNRRTRKVTITNFCLGKHLGSENDLLKDQRGSPAYISPDVLCGKPYLGKPSDMWALGVVLFTMLYGQFPFYDRSPTQLFNKIKAANYHIPNDGRVSEGMVSLIRNLLVLEPSRRLTAMEVLDSLSVIITSFKVPNVSGEEMQVVPDIDDMKDKSCDQLVDKTSEQDKRLQEDKLGDFSKQVTLQEQMGRIIKQQQSPLVPQRRPYGQIPLHRVNSDARELTPAELSRFKHLIPRDNQRSRGQSPNRREGALLRLRGSSRSRSVVANQIISRREQNSVASDIAQQGRHGSLGGNSLNSVSPQSSSSSSSSTRSSSALGNMRTPTSPESSENTIFGVQNQPNSGTSRSLVGSNNLPNIISSNSESSGSASRVRSSRSIGSIRNEIGELPPRTSSAPLTTYPQAMNNPSPRERQANSTLLQPSNSLSYSQNGRFSTSEGQDGSLYSVDSQNRQSNSIVNPRSASMRAATSSVGAIQSQDVRNRRVNSVPSDLQVPLSLSSRSQQEDVSRRSSLRLNRTTSGAFNRSVPDARPENRQDRFLEALGHELASFRVRMHQNRINNIERELSIQNRLANLMSNVNGDTNDQRILDFPLRRPSLGQTRHSPYTLRSGALISDRDLYNGSRNSRRGNPDQEIPGGLMDPSLNVPTLQPSWQDTNSGSSSNAATNPRTVSGSNLRANASDPVTSMNTGSLNSSNPALETSRAISALARDSVIVNRPSESSQDSILIHRGIRFQLSPRSQRNLSAFLRNRLDSRGRGSRR from the exons ATGAAG TCGTGGGATATGCTAACAGATGACGTCGCAGACTTATCAACTTCCTCATCGGAAACTAATTTTGATCCTATGACGACTATGGAGGCTGAAGAGAATGTTCTCAACCAGAGTGGCGTGTTCAATCTGGTATCTGAAGGCTCTGGAGATTCGAATTTGAATCCAATCATTCAAATAAATGATGGGGTGATCAGTGCCATCAATGCCAGCGACGCTAACATTTCAATGGATGAAACTATACCAGAAAGTACAAATGCAGCTAGTAGTTTAGCTACTGCAGATATGCAGTTGAATCAGATCTTGATATTAGAAGAAGAGTCACCTGGAATAGCGATTCAACGAATCGATgctggagaaaattttctgtcggAGAGCAAAAAATTAGCTAAGACGTCTGAAGGGCTTTACAGGgtatcaaaattcaaaaatattcaatcaaaAACTGGGTGTTTGACTAAAAATGGGGATGTCATTGGTCAGAATTCATGGGCTGACTTTTCCAAACCTTCTACATCCAACTGCAGTAGGGATCCTAAGTTTTCAGTACCCAAAGCTGGCACTCTGGTTGCACCGAATTCTGTTAAAAGAGCAGGTCCCTATCTGCTCGGCCCTCAAATAGGAACTTCACCAGTTAAAAGCATTGTACAGTGCCTGGCTCGTAAAGAAGGCTCAGATAAATTCTATACAATCAAAATATTAACATTGAAAGATGACGAAGAGGATGAAACACAAGATGATAGACAAGGCAAGATGTTACTACATGCAGAGTATTCATTACTAAGTCTACTTCACAGCCAAGACGGTGTCGTACATCACCACGGATTTTTTAAA GATTATGCACTGGAGGAAAAATGTGCAGCCACCGGTACAGTTTACACGGgcaaaataaaacgaaggctTTGTCTGGTTCTGGATTGTCTAACAGCGCATGATTTTAACCCAAAAAACGATGAATTACTGAATTTGCAGCACCACGtaatacgggagaaaaaattatcggagaaaGAAACATTGCTCATATTTTCTGACACAGTTAGGATCGTTGCTTGTCTTCATAAGAGAAACATTGTGCACAGAGACTTGAAACTTGGGAACCTAGTTCTAAATCGAAGAACACGAAAA GTTACCATAACGAATTTTTGCCTGGGAAAACACTTGGGTAGTGAAAACGATTTATTGAAAGACCAACGTGGTTCCCCAGCTTACATATCACCTGACGTTCTTTGTGGTAAGCCTTACTTAGGAAAACCTTCAGACATGTGGGCTCTGGGTGTTGTATTATTTACAATGCTATATGGCCAATTCCCATTCTACGACAGAAGTCCTACACAGCTTTTCAATAAGATAAAAGCTGCCAATTATCATATACCAAA TGATGGTAGAGTATCAGAAGGGATGGTTTCCTTGATAAGAAATTTACTGGTGCTTGAACCAAGCAGACGTTTGACTGCTATGGAAGTATTGGATTCGCTTTCAGTTATAATAACATCATTCAAAGTACCAAATGTGAGCGGAGAAGAGATGCAAGTAGTGCCTGACATTGATGATATGAAAGACAAGAGCTGTGACCAGTTGGTTGATAAAACTAGTGAACAGGATAAAAGGTTACAAGAAGATAAGCTAGGCGATTTTTCTAAGCAAGTTACGCTACAG GAACAAATGGGAAGAATAATCAAACAACAACAAAGCCCTCTAGTCCCTCAGCGTAGACCCTATGGACAAATTCCACTTCACAGAGTCAATTCAGATGCGCGGGAATTGACTCCAGCTGAACTTTCTCGTTTCAAACATTTAATCCCTAGAGATAACCAGAGATCTCGCGGTCAGAGTCCCAATAGACGAGAAGGCGCTCTTTTGAGATTGAGAGGGAGTTCTAGAAGCAGATCTGTCGTAGCAAATCAG ATTATATCTCGCCGAGAACAGAACTCTGTAGCAAGCGACATAGCGCAACAAGGCAGGCATGGTTCACTTGGTGgcaattcattgaattcagTGTCACCGCAAAGTTCATCAAGTTCTTCTAGTTCTACTCGATCTTCTAGTGCTTTGGGAAATATGAGAACACCGACCTCTCCAGAATCCTCAGAGAATACAATCTTTGGCGTTCAAAACCAGCCTAATTCTGGCACGAGCAGGTCTTTGGTTGGTTCAAATAATCTACCAAACATAATATCGTCAAACTCAGAGTCTTCCGGAAGTGCGAGCAGAGTTCGTAGCTCAAGAAGCATAGGAAGTATTAGAAACGAAATTGGTGAGCTTCCTCCTAGAACTTCCAGTGCTCCTCTGACTACATACCCTCAAGCAATGAACAATCCGAGTCCCAGAGAAAGACAGGCCAACTCTACATTGTTGCAGCCAAGCAATTCATTGTCTTATAGTCAAAACGGACGATTTTCTACATCAGAGGGTCAAGATGGAAGTCTGTATTCTGTAGATAGCCAGAACAGGCAATCTAACTCAATTGTTAACCCACGGAGTGCTTCAATGAGAGCTGCTACTTCTTCAGTTGGGGCAATTCAGAGTCAAGATGTCCGTAATAGACGCGTGAACTCAGTTCCCTCTGATTTGCAGGTTCCTTTATCATTGTCATCTAGGTCACAGCAAGAAGATGTCAGTCGTCGTTCTTCTCTTCGGTTGAACAGAACGACGTCTGGAGCTTTCAATAGATCAGTACCAGATGCAAGGCCAGAAAACCGGCAGGATAGATTTTTGGAGGCACTTGGCCATGAACTGGCATCATTTCGCGTCAGGATGCACCAAAATCGCATAAATAATATAGAACGAGAATTGAGCATACAAAATAGACTCGCCAATCTCATGTCAAACGTTAATGGAGATACCAACGATCAAAGGATTCTAGATTTTCCATTACGGAGACCATCCCTTGGTCAAACTAGGCATTCCCCCTATACGTTAAGATCCGGGGCTTTGATATCAGACAGAGATTTATATAATGGAAGTAGAAATTCAAGACGTGGAAATCCTGACCAAGAAATTCCAGGTGGTCTAATGGATCCTAGTTTGAATGTGCCTACTTTACAACCCAGCTGGCAAGACACAAATTCTGGCAGTTCGAGCAACGCGGCAACAAACCCTAGAACCGTGTCAGGTTCAAATTTACGGGCTAATGCCTCTGATCCCGTAACTTCTATGAATACAGGATCTTTAAATTCCTCTAATCCGGCCTTAGAGACTTCACGAGCAATTTCTGCTTTGGCTAGAGACTCCGTAATAGTCAATAGACCCTCAGAGAGCAGCCAGGATTCAATTCTCATCCACAGAGGTATAAGATTTCAACTCTCGCCGAGATCCCAGAGAAATTTGAGCGCTTTTTTGAGAAACAGATTGGATAGCAGGGGTCGTGGATCAAGGAGATAG